TTCTGATATTCACTAAGGGCCGCTTGCGCGTTCCAGGGTTAGGcaactaactcggagttaatCAAACGGTTATCTCCGAGTTAGTCGACTAACCCTGAAACGCGTAAGTTGTCGTAAAAGtaccaaattaaaaacaaagtaataaaaCATTATCCAGAATCAAACTCCAAGTGTATTTCAGCTGTTGTCAAATAAAGCCATAGACAATGATCGTGACCGCGGATCGTGCGCTACCCCACTGCGCCCACAAGCCACTAATATATACTTTACCCGTTTGTGTACAGAATTCATGACTTCATATGGTACGCTTCAACATTATATTCTCACATAAATCAGCTGCTGGTTAATGTGAACTAGGTCGATTTTGTTTGAAGTTCTTTGTAATATCACAGATTTTTCATTGAAGCATataaaaatttcaaataaaaattccaaattatttattttataaaaacatgtatacatgaTGCAGGGGGATGGACCCACCCGGTAAGAAAATAAATGcctgtgttgggaggcaccTTTCCTAGGTTTATGAGGTTTACAAAAGTGTTTGTGTAAAGCTTTTCACTATTTTAAACATCTATGCAACTTAGGTACTACATAGAGCATGCTGAGACATATTACAATTTACAGACTATACTATAAGTTTATTTAAGACTATATTATAAACTATCAACACtgagtgtatgtgtgtgtgtgcgtgcgtgcgtgcgtgcgtgcgtgcgtgcgtgcgtgcgtgcgtgcgtgcgtgcgtgcgtgcgtgcgtgcgtgcgtgcgtgcgtgcgtgcgtgtgtgcgtgcgtgcgtgcgaatcgctgtcaaacttcgcgGTATTGTAGGAAGTGATATTTGATTTCTGTagggtagtactattatttattctgtccTCACAGCTACAATGCCGCCACAGTATtgtcgcaacagtaatacagCTGCGTTTGACATtcggaggcctaccgcgaaaatcgaaattcgtaaatctttctcttttactctcactaagacgtaattagactGACAGAAAAATGCGTGCcgttgacgaacttcgattttcgagGTTATAGGCCCGAACGTGACCTTTAAGCGCAAAAAGTTTGCATCTGATCACAAACTTTTTCTGTTTAGGTAAATGTCAGGATGGTTATCAGCAAATTACCATAAAAATACttcatcaataaaattatatggtATCAAACAATATCTTTTTTGCAacaaactaataataattttgcCGGTAACTACATAACCTCACTTTGCAGCTTGCGTAACGCCCGCGGCAGGTGCGCGAGTTGTTGTTTTATGTACTTACTAGTCTGAATGTCATggcaattttataatattactgATTTCcttgaaaagtggaatcttaagcgttgggTTTCAAGgcgcgagggttaaacaaactttgcctccgagtgaaacaaattTATTCACCACACcgacgcgaggaaaatactaactatgaaataccaaacaaatcaaACCAACACAAATGCAAATGAacgcaatacaattttttttttatttttttttaaaggtttataatatatttatttacaataacaatatacataatggatatatatatacagatgattactataacacattattttgtatttattaatattcctGATTTTAATACAGTTCTCTTGTCACTAACAttacaaaatatgtttaaaaactaGTTTATTGTCAGAAATAAGCTAACATCTTACATATTTTGTTGTACACCAACTGATCATGATTATCATGAATTCATAAACAAAGCGATCCTCGTCTATAATTAAAACCACCCTTGAAGCTTCACTTTTCAATGCTTTACCAAATATTGACGTTACACCACATGTCTTCTGTAATAATAAACAATCGCACTGCGATATTAGGTGAATTATGAGGTGTTAAGAATTTGCCAGCGTTTTTAAAACAGCAGTTTGAATTGTCAAAAACGAAGCACATCAAGTTGCGATATAGATAACGagaggtaggtaggtaggtatgtgcCTTCTAgtgcattaaattattaacctgATGTCGGCATTGCAAGGTTTTAATATCTATCATACCCCTTACAATACTacttactataactagcttatatctaaaataggcccttgaggcattgtaccaaggatgctggcggcatttcctcgttgtatcgcaatactgatacgttgtgcgaggaagccgccagctcttcggtcaccagttacgtcaaccagacgtttcgcaatttcgccaaaaaacttgtgcgcgctgggaccccatgataataaatttaaataatgattcaaaatcatcatttaaaagccaattctaccagctagcataaagaaacaactcaaactttgcatttgattattttgccccacatgtgtataaaatgcaattttctcattattatttttttattgcaaaggGAAACAAACAGCATATCATTACACATACAGTTTAACAaacaagagagcctttaccagctgctGTGAAAAAATCTGTCCATAACAACCACTTAAAAGCTCAACAAACTCAGATCTTACTACTTACCAACTAGGCACCAGTAAAAAAGCTACATAAAAGTAAATAgaaaacaacatgaaagttATTATTGATTAACTACTTACCAAGAAAGTTTCTCCGCAGTAAACAATCCTCAAAAAAACACTCGCAAAAACACTTTAAAATGGTCACGCGAAACACAAACCGTCACGTTCCGTATTTTTGAAAATCGAACTCGAATTTGGAGCCGTTCGTGGTCGCTCGTGCGTTGCCGGCGACTGCCGGGCTATCCAAACCGGTGGTTGTCTGTCTCATTCGGGCTCCCATTGATTTATGGGGCTGAAAGGGATGGGTGGCAAAAAACTTTTGAAGCGAATGACATGTTATTATGGGTACAATGTGATTTTGCTGGGAACGGGGTGTTGGTTAGTGCGTTTGCAGTTATAGGTGTACTAATTcatattacattatttacattaatatgtatatgtacagaaaattaattttatttacagtacatagggTGCTACTTTCCCACGTGTggaaatgagcactttccgtgcatatgtcgaaattttaaagggttatatgtactgtaaaacatcgTACAATACAcgtacgaataggtaattcgcaactcgtgtcgatttaaaacactcgttacgaatttcctatttttcgcacttgtatcgtaaataactatttcaccacaccaactggtaaaagccctcttgatttttcaaaaactaatgataaagttgcattttatccacacgtggggcaaagtaatcagatgcaaaatTTTAGATATTCCTTAttttagctggtagaatttactttgaaatgatgattttgaatgttattttttattacgttgatctaaatttgatttaattagatttttttggatGAAATACCAAGTCAGTATTTTTCTCGCGTGGGTGTGGTGGAAAAAATGTGTTTCAATCGGTTGCATTTTGTTTAAACCTCGTGCTTGGAAACCCTCGCattgctcaagattccacttttcgaaccactcgctaagctcgcggttcaattttgaaatcttttgcttgcttgtgtatcaatattagcacgagaagGCAACTTTGCCCCCCTAGTAAAACAATCCTCTAGGTCTCGGTTCGTACCTGGCCCAACGTATATCGTTGGCTTTTCAACGCGGGAACGCCCCGCCGGTATTATGGGGACGTTTGTATCGGGTACGTGCCGAATTAGGGTATAGGTTTATtcattttgatgtttttttgtAGTCATTTATTTGCTGTGAATTTGACGATGCGTATTGCATATCTGTAAATGCACGTTTTATTTTGACCCAACCTAATGTGGATGAGCTTTCTGTAAgatgacgaagcctgcgctgtggatctgaaggcaagcaatttttttattaaataaattttcttccacaaaaaataacaaataggtCAACTGTTCCgggtcaaagaatttaatttccgtgCCATGTCTTACCCTTGACAAAATGACCTAACCAATTTGCAATTATACCatgtaataacaaaattaaacgaacttacctgtaagtgaagtTCCATTTGTATTATACGATATGCCTAGCCCGAGACACAAGGCATATCGTAATcatatatattacaataaacTGCCCAGAAACATCGTCGAAGCTCCTAATTTAATTAGCTTTAAGCGCCGATTAATAAATTGGCTTGTGGAGCGCCCATTCTTCACCTACCAAGAGTTATGTGCTCACAAATAATCAAAATTGTAGAAATAGTATAcctactaaattaaaataatattaatgttgaacaatgtacttatatgtaaatagttataaatGTATCCATAATGTTgacgtataaattggttttacaaataaaatgattatgattatcgTATAATTCGCCTTGATGTGATGCGAGCCACCAGCGGAATACCTACCGATCTTATTGTGGTAGTCATTCTCCACTACAGATTCATTGGGTCTGTAAATGACACCACCAGCAACCAGACCCACAATATATTCACAAATCGACccaagccccaaactaagcaaactttgtactatttacatttatttattgaataacatTACAGCTTACGCCAAAGCGTTACGTAGAttcataacttaaaaaatacttatttattaattaaaaactaacttacatcTACGAATATCTATCTTGCATCCTTTCAAGCACTCCCGCTCAGATATCAGCCAGCCTTCTTATCCCTGTCGCAAACAGATCACACTCTGGTAGTGCCGTGAGTAAGGAGTTAGCGAGCGCAGTTGCGCGCAGTACGGGGGCGTGCAGGCGCAGACGAGTACGCGTGCGCACTATGGTCAGTAGGGGCGGTCGCCTCCGTCTACTACAGTACGCATCAGGTACAGAAAGTTTTAGAAACTTTTCTAGGAGGCCAATATTATCTATCTTACACCTCAAAACCTTAACTATAAAGCATGCTAGTCCTAGATTTCTACGCAGCTCTAGTGAATCGTATAGCCTAAGTGCCCCTGCAGGAATCTAGTCGGGTACATGAAGGGGTAATATAGATGTATTTTCCTATATAGGTTGCGCAGGAATTTCTTTTGGACTTGTTCTAGTGCCAGAGTATACTTCTTTTCAAGGCTATGGgtgctaggcgacgatatacacacatatatatatatatatatatatatatatagtcctcctcatcgttttcgatgactcgaccccaaataaacacattatggacgttgtctagcatgagccctaatgtggctggccaggccgaacttgctcttaaatactctattgcacgcgtgacaataaagttggccaactgcgttgaacgtgtacacgtaggagggcttaggatTCTCTTTCcataactggcgttttatgtctaggctagtgaggcggttatcttcgaatgttttgacaccgttatggatggtaggacgccaagaagacctccttccagcaagctcctcccaacgctcagggtcgatggcgcaagcgctcagatgccgtttgagcacgtccttgtagcgcaggtgctgaccaccgtgcttccgcttacccACCGCCAACTCAGAGTAGAGCACAGCTTTAGGCAAGCGGTGGTCATCCATTCGAAGGACGTGCCCGCACCATCTGAGCTGCCGCTGCATTAGTAAGGCCTCCATGCCATACATTCCGGAACGACGCATGACCTCAGAGTTGGGAACATGGTCCTGCCACTTGATCCTGAGTATAGACCGCAGACACCTCAGGTGGTAAGTGTCCAGTTTCTTTATGTCTGTTTTGTAGAGGCACCATGTCTTTGCTCCATATAAAAGGACAGGGATGATTAGCGCTAACATATACATACTTCATGGcccaagaacaaatatctgtgttcatcacccaaataaatgcccgtaccggAGTAGTAGGGATGTGTGCGTTCTGGCTCAGCTTTGGAGGGTCAAACAGTCCTGGTTTTGGTTGATGACCTTTTTTTTAGCAGCCACACTGAGAACCTCAGGTGTTACTTGGTGTCAACAAGTGGGCGGGGTGTTGGTTCAAGATGTCGCTCTCCTATTGGTCGTTGCGGTCATTAGTGGTTCTAATTAGCTAATGACATTCCATTAATTAGGCCACACCTCCTAGTTGAAGTTATCAAGTGGGCGGGGTCTTGGTTCTGGATGGCGCTCTCCTATTGGTCGTTGCTGTCATTTATGATGCTCATTCCTTATTACATCGTAATTACATAATTCTCGATGCTATTCTGCTATTGGGTAGGTAATTAATGATTCCCTAACTGCATCCATTAATTAGGCGACATTGCTCATTTACGAGTAAACTGTTATGAGTCTTTCATATATTCTTAGACCAACCAACAGACGTTTCTCAGGGGTcacggttctaacctaacctaacctatcaacAGCGCATCACGgtttaaacctaacctaacctaccaaCAGACGTTTCTGTCTGCTCAGGGGTcacggttctaacctaacctaacctatcaacAGCGGGTCACGGTTTAAACCTAACCAACCTGTCTCTAATGCCATCGAAGTTCAAATCAGacctaacctaattttattatttttagaatacttcaaatatctagttttataaatattctcgTTCATTACAAAGTTGAATGTTGAAATCTCTATTTCACACAATGGAATTTTAATGTGactttaatgtatgtataatctACTTAGTAATTGAGCTTATCATAATTGTTAGCCAAATTCCAATAATACGTATTTAGAAGCAAAACAAGTTATCAATTATCAAACAAGACTTTGTATTGAAACAAGATTTTTAATGATCAAGAGTTGTATATATAAAGACCTACgacgatttcttttttatactactatcGATTGACCCACGCTGTACTCCTACACCAGAAGGCATCAATATGTCGGTAAGTCTTCAattattaactacaaatatTGTACATGTTTTTCTAATGTTAAGATTTTAAGAACTGTGGTAATCAcgaaattatgtaaatttacaattgtgtaacacatgttttgtttttaaatacagaaCTCCCCATCAAATGTCTTCGACGGCCAAGACTATACATTTAAGCAGTACTATTATCCAGTGTCAGATGCAGAGGACAGCCTAACTTGTGTACCAGACGAGCCGGTGAAGCGAAAATTAAACACACACTCAAATATCGATGCATTCTTTGACCAGCCAAAGATAAAGAGGAAGAAAAACGTGTCTTCCACTGTAGGAAAAGGCTGTAAAGGGGgtggtatatcatatatatctacAAACAAAGACGATGGTACGAATTCGACACATCtaatcaaaatagaaatatttgatatgaaaaaacTATCCAAAGTTTCTGATACAACTAAACACTGGATGTTTGCGGATGTGCGTGCAAAATATTTCGTGATggaaaatgaaacaaataagcACTTACAGCAAGCTAAAGATCTCATTTACGGAATCACGAAGGAGATTTCCGAATCCGACGAGTGTAAAAAGTaccattttaattcaaaagtctAATCACTGTTGTCtaattgtgaataaaaatatatagtttatacatgttgatgttttatttctttattatattgtgtgtagttataaataaaaccaaatcacatttttttatcatattatatttattcaaataatattctAAACATATGACATATAGTAACAtcattacttattctgtttacagcggaaaaaacattaataaaatcatgcattttaacattttttgtttttaaataaagataaactaAACATTATTTTCCACAAACCGATGTTAAATAACTTTGCAGTTCTTGGTGATTATAGAACCACTTCTTAGCATTTCTTTTCAAGAACATTTTATGATAACCTTCTGGTTTTCGACCGAATGAATCAAAATATTCACCAACACCATTGACATCAATGTAAATGGCTATCCAATGTGAGCCAGGTTTAAAATCTGGATCTAAGTTGCTTATTATGAAAACAGGTAGTTGAACAAACATTGGCATTCTGTTGGCTGCAAATACATTCGATTCCAAGgctatattcattttattcatataGTGTTGAATCTCATGTGTATCCATCTTGAGCTATGTtacatatatgataaaaataagttattgtctgatttatttattcagtaattAACTATTATAATCGACATTTACAtctcggtttttatttatttctataacatTATCAAACTCAGCataaattatacaattaattgttgttgttaatgCTGTATCAAAACGAACTTCTAGTCTCACACTACCATGTCTGACTAAATTCCAATGTGAGCTTGAGCTGGCTGAAAGATCTGGAGTTAAGTCAAAAGCTAGTAAACAGTAGCCTCCTTCATAGTCCTGTCTACCTATCGAGTTACCTTCATTGAAAAAGTGAATACCCGTTCCAGAAAACAAAGTATGATAAGTTGATGCAAATAAACCTTCTCTGAATGAGGGCTGCAATGTCTTTGATGGTACCTGCTGACCATcaacatataaactaaatagGTTTATTCCAttattatcgaaattaaatggATTTTGTGTGAAACTACCATTAAATGCTGAATTTTTTACAAACCCTATAATACATCTTTTAGGTACTTGTCCTAGAAATATGTTATCTAACGTTTTACCTTGAATTCCAGTTGGAATTGTTAAAACTTTAACTTCTGCTCTAGTGATAGGATATTTAGCAGTAGTCGAGGCTAAAACTTTTTGATGTGCTAGTAAAACAGATGGATTGATACGAGCCTTTCGAATAATAAGGCTTGCGTCTAAAATTGACACTTTAAATTTTTCATCCTCACTGTTACACATGAGATTAAACACTTCCTTACTTCGTACTAACTTTATACGCGTTTCTACaccattaattaaaaatttgtcttgatTAAATATATCACCATGTAAATGGCCAATCATGTCAATCGCTTCATTCACTTTAACTAACTCTTGTCTTTTAGAAAAACCCTTATTTGTACTGTCTGTAGCATCCATTTTATGAGGAGTGTCTTGATACCACAGTCCACATGTAAGATGAGAGGTTTTAGCTGCAGGTCCATAGTTAAGTAATGTTTCTATATATGCACGATATGCATAAGTGTTATTTGGTGGAGACACaagtttttgatttaaataCACATCTAACTGATTGAAGAGCGAGTGTAACCAATTATTAATAGGTGCAATTTGAGTTGTAGCTTTAATGGAATTCGATTCAGAGCATACTATTTTAGCTTTTATATAGAGCATAGTATGAGATAAGTCGATATAGTCATCTCCCGTACCAGGTACTTGGAATTCAATTGGTCCATCATCACTCAATGATGAAATCGGTTTGTAATGAATCCATTGACCACTTTCAATGCTTGTTTGTGTTGATGGTAGAGCAAACAAGTCCAACTCGGACTTAGCACATTCACATGAATGATTATGTATGaaggccattttttttttttaagatgaaAAAATATCTTCAAATTTAGGTTTAGTTGATTTATGAGATCGTCTTCCTTGTAGTGCTTTACGTGCAATGACCGAATGTCTTGCTTTCCTTATTCTTTTATACCCTGAACCACTCATTAGAGAATCAATCTTATCATCGgcctttctttttaaattagaactgGCATCTTTAAAACGTGATTTTAATGAGTCCTCCAAAGGATGAGAGTTCATCATATCAGAGAGTAATCCAACACCAGCATTTAATGCTTCTTTACCTACAGTTCGAAATCCACTTGACAATAAAGGCAAAACGGATCTAAATAATCCCCCCAAAAAACTTCCAATTCCATGTCCACGCTGATGAGAGACACCTTTATATATTATTCCAACGCCAGACCCTGCCTGATGTGAGTAATAATGTTGATATGGACAAATGttatttacgtttttttgaTTCATTTTATACGCTTAAAGTGTAGTTTCACACAGGATGTACCAAACTGGAATGGTACTCGATTGCCAATGCTTGTTCTTATATCTATTTCTATAGTATCAAACTCTCTGCGCATAACGGATAAGTAGTGAGCTGGTGAAAATGCATGCATTTTGTAAGCTCCATAAGTGTACTTAGTTGGATCAAGTGGTATAATGCGTATTAAAGATGACATAACATCCCCTACTATCTGTGGTTGAATAATATCCGAATAAATGAAAATCTGTGATGGTAATCCTAAATATAAATTGATAGGATATTTACCAATTGGCTTTGAtactatatttgttcctggttcAAACCCTAATTGAAGACTTAATTGCGGTGAGACAATTAAAGATAATAAATCTGTATTAGTACGAGTGGCTGTTACAAGTTTCGATATATCATcatatcttatttttatttgatttttcagCAAGGGATTCTCATTAAAAGCTATTAAAAAGTTGTTAACATTATCATATGTTGTTGCTGGTATGTGAGATTTATATTCTACAATTATATCACTTCCTGCGTTAGGGCTTTGATTTGCATCATTACTATCTTGCAAGCGCGCtttcttttttatgtaaagAATATTTTCATGTTCTTGAACGTTAAACATTGTACATGGATAATGAAACTCTACTAATCCAACAGTCCATTCACCCTCCAACTTGATAGTTTTTGGTAACTTAGTTAAAAAGTTTGCAGTCGTATTTTCTGGATAGTATGAAATTGAACTATTGCTCAAcagtgttaaataaaaactgtcaTCAGTCATATTCTTTCAATATCTGATGCGGGGATCCAActattaaatttgttgggaTAACCTTTCCACTTGACTAACACTTCCTTTCTGCCACCAATGCGACgggattgtattattttatctattttatgcATGGTGGTGGGatcataaaatactttttgcaGCTCCTTTGAATAGAATGTACCAGTAATTGGTTCATTCTCTAAGTCTTTTAAAGTATAAACAATCCAGGGAGATCTCCTTATAAAAGTATCAATCACAAATATTTCGTCACTCCAGTTAGTTTCATAGCCTTTTTGAAAGATATGTTTATGCTTAGTTATCCTAACATGATCCCCAACTTGAAGCAAAGGATGTTCagtaacatgtattttattttcttttttgccaTATAAATTCCGCCAAACTGTCATAATATTATCATGATTGACTTCATTTGGACACATTTTAATGCTTGAATGAAAACTATGATTGTACGAATGTAACAAATCTTGTAAGATGTCAATATATCTGTTGGTAtttttaaaggtaaaataacGCCACATTTTCATCTTTAAAGTTCTTTGAAACCTCTCTACAATGCTAGCCTTAATATCAGGATTATTtgttgtataataattaatactttttgtCTTAAAATATTCCTTAGTAACTTTTGAAACAAACTCAGTACCTTTGTCTGACTGAATATGTCTTGGGGTAACTTTAGCTTCTGCGAATATGTTATCGAAACAGGTTTTTACTGTTTCAGGTTTTTTATCCTTCATCGCTCTTGCAAAGGCATATTTACTAAATACATCAATAACACACAGAATATACTTGTACCCGTCATTATATTTACTATAACTACGCATATCACTTAAGTCAGCTTGCCAAAGTTCATTAAAATtagacaaaatatatttatttctttgaaacCGTTTCTGCAGAGGCTTGTGAAGTGTGTAAGTTTCTTGAGACTGCAACCaattttttacttcatttcgcTTCATCTTTCCACGCATGGCTTCTGCTAATTTGTTGACACTACTAAAACCGGCAGGATGAGAAACATCGTAGTATATTCTAGCTATGTCTTGTATGGGTTCCATCTTTCCCAGTTCAATTGTTTTTTGGATATATCTTTAGATCTAATTGATTTTGGCGTTGAAGCATTGAATTCTTCCTTCTTATGATTTTCTGCTGATTTATGCACGGATAGCTGATTTATATAATCTAAAGAGCTTGGATTACCAACATAGGTTAAGGGAATATTTAATTCTCTTAAAGTAGA
This Cydia pomonella isolate Wapato2018A chromosome 16, ilCydPomo1, whole genome shotgun sequence DNA region includes the following protein-coding sequences:
- the LOC133526712 gene encoding uncharacterized protein LOC133526712, yielding MSNSPSNVFDGQDYTFKQYYYPVSDAEDSLTCVPDEPVKRKLNTHSNIDAFFDQPKIKRKKNVSSTVGKGCKGGGISYISTNKDDGTNSTHLIKIEIFDMKKLSKVSDTTKHWMFADVRAKYFVMENETNKHLQQAKDLIYGITKEISESDECKKYHFNSKV